The DNA segment agaaaacagaTTTGAACCCAAAGATATCTGCTTTGCCCCACCGCCCCATATTCTGCCCTCACACCATCTCTATACGAAGTCCCTTCTTTGCatcccttctcttctcagcttCCCCTACCCCCCAAGTCCTGGTTTCGGATCCCACGTGTCATACCCAGCTCCTGCAGAGGCCGCTCCATGTCAGCCTCTGAGAAGGCCCGCCGGGGGAAGCCACTGAGCAACTGCACAGGGTCCTGGCCCCCGCCTGGCTCCTCCCCGCGGTGGAGCTCCACGTAGAGCCGCACAGCTGCCAGCTGTTCCCGCGCCCGGAACGTCTGGGTCAGTGAGGTCCCATCCGGCAGCCGGACCTAGAAGGCAAGAGAAAGATACTGTATTGTGAGCGTCATAACTGAGTTAGGTGCCCAAGTAAGGAAAAAGAGCAAAGTTGGCTTCTCCTTCCACTTCCTGGTCCTTCTCCTGGACCAGGAAAATTACTATTGAAAACACCTAATGAACAACCACTTAGGATGCACTTTACTCAGCCAGCACCCCTGGCTCCCtcacaatttaaagaaaacataacacaaaattatataaaacatttggACAGATACCACATCATGCAAACAGATACATAATCTAAATGAAAACACTATGAACAAGTAAGAAGGGAACTGCTGAGTAAGAGAGAGGTATGAATTTAAATAAGACTCGGGCAAGTGAAATTTGATATCTTCCCTCAGAGCAGAGGAGGTAGGATTTCAAAAGTCATTTacaaagaagggaaaggcttggCAAAAGGAACATAACTGAAAAAAGCTCTGGGCTGGGCTCGGCTGGGTGCCCTGTAAGCCAACAAAGGGTCTCAGGAGCAAGACTGGAATCCGAATCAGTACCTGTATGCGACATTGGTCATACTCCCGCTTTGTGGGAGGCTCCCGGCTGGGAGAGGAGGGAACAGGGCCTGGCTCTGCTGCTGGTGGGGATGGCTGAGAACCCACGTTGCCACCATACTAGAAGATAAAGTTCAGTAATCAAGCACTCAGCCCATCCTTGCCCTCTGAAGCTAGAAAAGGGGATTTACTGCCCCGCCCCGCACTTCACTATCCTGGATTTCCACCCAATCACCTACCTTCTTGGCTCTCTCTGCTTTGTCCCTTTCGATCTTTTCTCGGACTCGTTGTCTGGAATGCAAACAGGACACAAGGAGGTCAGACACTGACATAGCAAATCCTGATTCCTTTCCAATGTCTTAGCCAGACCCATGTCCCAGAACCCAGACCTGGCTGCTAACTCTTCAGCCTTCTCCCTCTTCCGCTCTTCAGCAGCTCGGCGCATCTCGTCTTCCTGTAGCCTCTGTCGGGCAGCTGACAACTCCTGCCCTTGTCTCCTGCGCTGCCGTTCCCGTTCCAATGCCTCCCGCTCCTCTCTTTCTTCACGCTCCCGCTGCTTCTGGGCCACCAGCTCCAACATCCTATGTTGCAGAAAGGAAACCATTCAAGAGACATGTATATAAATTGGGAAAGTGAGTTTATAACAAGGgactcagaaaacaaaatccaagaACAGAGTCCCAAAACAGatacaaaaaaaacaaagaaggaaaaggccaAGAAAAAACAATGTAAGTGAGAGTTCTTTGACCAGATTTGTGTACTGGGGAGAGGTGGAAAGTGACTCTCAGAAATGTGAGCTTGTTCTTCCTACCTCTTGGTCTGTTCCTGTCTTTCCTCTTCAGTCAAAACAggtttgccttctcccactgcagACCCAGGTCCTACATACAAACAAACAATCAGTATTATTACCCTTTCATCCTCCTCCTCGGGCCCTCCTGAATAATCACACTGTTTTCCTCAGTTAGGACCTTTGGGGCCACCTTGCTCCGAAGGGGTGGGTTCCCGTCCCAGGACATGTCCAAGGGGGGTGGCTAGTGGCTCATCCACATCGGGGTCGTCTTCGTGCTCCATCAACCTGGCAGGGAAAGTCAGGAGCGAGGTTAACGTTCAGGCTGCCCTCTCAGCAGTTCCCCGGCCCCTGCCACCGGTCTGAGTGCTCACCAGTCCATCGCAGCCTCGATGCCCTGGTTCCCTGTGAGGGCCAGAGCCTTCTCCCTGAGGGCAGAAACACCGTGAGTAGCGCCCACGAGCCATGGAGATGATCAGGCTGGGGCGTAGAGCCTGAGGCCAGACTGGGGTAAAGGCCTGGACAGAGGCGCGACCCCCGCGGCCCTGGGTTAGGGGGCTCCCTTACGCGCGTCCCTTGGGGAAGCCCATCTCGATGAGACTCTCCAGAGCCGTCAGCTCCGCCATGACGCCGCCACCGCCGCTTCCGCGGGgtcctggggagagggggagtGAAGACGGCGAAGAGGGTCAGCGCGACGCGCCTCCCACCAGCGCCCAACCCTGCCCGCGACGGCCCCGGCCGGGTGCTTGCTCACTCACCGGCTGCTGACCAGCCGCGGACACCTACGAGAAGAAAGCCTAGGCGAGGCGGAAGTGCCCGAATCTGTTTGGGTCACGTGGAGGCGGGCGTGGACGGGTGCCTCCGAGTGCCAGAAAACGCCGGCCTGGCCCTGCTGAGGGAACGCGAATGGGCGGTGCCTGGGAGTCGCATTCTAGGAGGCAGCCCCCATCCCCCAGGCCAAGTCCGGGCGCCCGTTGGTGCTAGAGAAAAAGGACGACGCTGTCCTGAAACCCATGGGCGAATGAAAACAGCTCCCCAGATGGCCCCAAAACGCACCGCAAGCAGTGTTTATCAGGAGCCCTAGAAATGTATGCACCCTTTGACCTATTCATCCTCTCCGGGGAATTGAGCCATCCTCCGCTCGACTGCCACAAGGGATCTTTGCAAAACGCAGTAACTGATCTTGTCATCACCTCCCGGGTTAAGACTTCTCCATGACACCTCAGTCACCTAAATGTCTTCCTTCTACCGTCTCTTGTTAATTCTCCATCTGCAAAGTGAGGATAACAATAGCACCAACCTTAGGTGTCTGGCAAGCTGCACAGGGTAAAGGTAGTTAGCACGGAGTTCATGTGTCACTGCTTGAGGGTAACTTGTGCAGATTGCAAAAcagaccttttctttctcttttggcatgtgggattttaattcccggaccagagatcaaatttgcaTTCCTGTGATGAAAGTGCCTCagcttaaccactgaaccacgaTGGAAGCTCCTGCGGTTTGCATTCTAAGGAAAGCGTGCTTTGACCACCCCATCTCTATCTCCCAGCACCAGTATTTTCCCTATTAGCATTTGTCCCCCTGCTGTGTAGTCTTGTTGATTACTTAGCTCTCCACTGCTAGCTAGTCTGTTAGATCGCCTAAGTTAAAactcacttttattttccttatttgtttaTATGACCAAGTCATACAGCTTGTGAGATCTCATTTCCCCACCAGGGAGctaacctgtgccccctgcagtgaaagaacagagccttaaccactggaccaccagggaagtccctaaaacttgcttttaaatgtttattagagGCAGACTAATAATAAGTTGCTCATATTGATAATAGATGCACTAGAGAATTTTATATggttaattaatatttaatcatCCCAACAATCCATATGATGTAGATATTATTAGTAGTCACAGGAAATAAGCACAGAAGGGTGAGCTAATTTACCGAAGGTGACAGAGCTGGTAAAGTAGGAGAGCTAGGATTCAGACCCATGCAGTGTGCGATATAAAACGGCTAAGCTGTGCTGTCTCTCTGTAGTGGAGTCAAGAGCATCAGCTTTTGATGCAACTTGGGCTGAAATCCTGACTTGTAGCTTCAAAGTGTTTAGAACCTCAAGCTTGCTTCTCATTTGTGAAAAAATGACACCATCTCTTGGAATGATTGTGATAGGAATTAAGTGAAAATGTATGTAAAGCGTGTCTTcatggttttttggttttgtatttttggctttgctgcacaaggcatgtggcatgtgggatcttagttccctgaccagggatcgaagctgtgcTCCCTGTGGTGTAAGTGTagggtcttaatcactggactactagggaagtctctAAAGTGAGTCTTTAATAATAAGATAGTAGgtaagaaaaattatgaaaaaaatgaggGAGTAGACCCTCATTATTTGTAAATGActtgttgggaaagactctgatgctgggaaagattgaaggcaggaggagaaggggatgacagaggatgagatgattggatggcatcaccaaacttgatggacatgcgtttgtgtcagctccaggacttggtgatggacagggaagcctggcgtgctgcagtccatggggtctcaaagagttggacatgactgagcaactaaactgaactgaaatgctgaGGAAATACAGGAatcaaaaatacacaaagaatttGTGGCAATGTGGTGAGTATATTCTAGatgcaaatgtattttaaatttattctagaattccaataagagaaaaatgactagggacttcctggtggtccagtggttaagactctgtgctcccaatgcagggggcactggtgcGATCTGTGGTcaggaactaaaattccacatacCACAGAACATGGCCccctaaaaaaaagaatatttttttaaaaagggatatctttttttggtgttagttctagaaggtcttgtagttcttcctgctgctgctgctgctgctgctaagtcgcttcagtcgtgtccgactctgtgcgaccccatagacagcagcccactaggctctgccatccctgggattctccagacaagaacaccggagtgggttaccatttcctgctccaatgaaggaaagtgaaaagtgaaagtgaattctctcagtcgtgtctgactcttcacgatcccatggactgcagcctaccaggctcctctgtccgtgggattctccaggcaagagtactggagtggggtaccattgccttctccgtgtaactcttcctagaaccattcaatttcagtttcttctgcattagttgttggggcatagacttggattactgtgatgttgaatggtttgccttagaaacaaactgagatcattctgttatttttgagattgcacccagtactgcatttcagattctgtTGTTGATtgtgagggctattccatttcttctaagggatccttgACCACAGTAGCAGAtctaatagtcatctgaattaaatcctCCCATTTCCGTGTTAGttaactgattcctaaaatatcaatgttcactcttgccatctcctacttgaccatgtccaatttaccttgattcgtggacctaacattccaggttcctgtacaatattgttctttactgcattggactttactttcatgaccagacatatccacaactgagctTCGTTTCTGCTTTTGCTCAActctctttctggagctatttatcccctcttccccagtagcatattggacacctaccaacctggaggGCTCATcgtccagtgtcatatctttttgtcttttaatagtgttcatggggttctcgaggaaagaatactggagtggtttgtcattcctgtgtccttttcatcataggttattggaatgcaaaagtaggaagtcaagagatatttggagggacttccctagtggtccaggggctgGGACTCCAtgcacccaatgcagggggcccaggtttgatccctggtcagggaactagatcccatatgctacaagtaagacccagtgcagccaaataaaataaatgtttgtgtttttttttttaaagagagagatacctggagtaacaggtaaactTGACctgggagtacaaaatgaagtggggcaaaagctaacagagttttgttaagagaacacactggtcatagcaaacaccctcttccaacaacacaagagatgactctacacaggatcatcaccagatggtcagactgaaatcagattgattatattctttgcagttgaagatagagcagctctatacagtcaggagaaggcaatggcaccccactccagtactcttgcctggaaaatcccatggacggaggagcctggtgggctgcagtccacgaggtcactatgagttggacatgactgagcgatttcactttcactttcatgcattggaggaggaaatggcaatccactccaatgttcttgcctggagaatcccagggagtggggagcctggtgggctgccatctatggggtctcacagagtcagacacaactgaagtgacttagcagcagcagcatacagtcagcaaaaataagaccaggagctaactgtggctcagatcatgatcttcttattgtaaaattcaggtttaaattgaagaaagtagggaaaaccactagaccattcaggtatgacctaagtcatacatctcatgattatacagtggaggtgacaaatagaatcaagggattagatctggtagacagagtgcctgaagaactatggatggaggttcgtgacattgtacaggaggcagtgatcaagaccacccccaagaaaaagaaatgtgaaaaggcaaaatggttgtctgaggaggccttacaaatagctgagaaaataagagaacttaaaggcagaggagaaaagaaaagttatatccatctgaatgcagagtgccagagaatagcgaggagagataagaacaccTTCTTATGTGAACAgtgcaaagtaatagaggaaaacaatagaatgggaaagattagaaatctcttcaagaaaattggagataccaaggaaacatttcatccAAGGATGgccaaaataaaggacagaaatggcaaagatctaacagaagcagaagagactaagaatatgtacaagaatacacagaagaactatacaaaaaaggtctcaatgatccagataaacatgatggtgtggtcactcacctagatactacagacatcctggagtgtgaagtccagtgggccttaggaagattactatgaacaaagctagtgaaggtgacaattccagctgagttaaaatcctaaaagatgatgctgttaaagtgctgcactcaatatgtcaacaaatttggaaaactcagcaatggccacaggactggaaaagatcagttttcatccaattccaaagaaaggcaatgccaaagaatgttaaaactattgtacaattgtgctcatttcacatgctagcaagataatgctcaaattcttcaagtaaggctttagcagtatgtgaactgagaacttccagatgtgcaagctgaatttagaaaaggcagatgaaccagtgatcaaactgccaacatctgttggatcatagagaaatcaggggaattccagaaaaacatcaaaaatCATCACTTCCGTTtgactgactacactaaagcctttgactgtgtggatcacaacaaactgtggaaaattcttcaagagatgggaataccagaccaccttacctgtctcctgagaaacctgtatgcaggtcaagaagcaacagttaggattggacatgaaacaatggattggttcaaaattggaaaaggagattgtcaaggctgtgtattgttactCTGCCTATTTAACATATGTAGAGTACTGTgccatgcttagtcattcagttggtcattcagtcattcagtcagtcagaGTCATCTGACTCTtcaaacccatggattgtagcccaccaggctcgtctgtccttggggattctccaagcaagaatactggagtgggttgtgatgccctcttccaggggatcttcccaacccagggattgaacccagatgtcctgcattgaaggcggattctttaccatctgagccatcagggaagcctggtgcagagtacatcatgcaaaatgccaagttGGAATCAGAAgttctgggggaaatatcaacaacctcagatatgcagatgatagcactctaatagcagaaagtgaagaggaaccaaagagccccttgatgagaatgaaagaggagagtgaggaagctggcttaaaacaacattcaaaaaactaagatcatggcattcagtcccatcacttcatggcaaacagatggggggaaagtggaaacaatgacattttattttcttaggctccaaaatcacagcagacagattgcagccatgaaattaaaacctgcttgctccttggaaggaaagctatgacaaacctagagcgtattaaaaagcagagactttgtcgatgcttttgaattgtggtgctgaagactctttagagtcccttggaatgcaaggagatcaaatcagtcaatcctaaaggaaatcaaccctgagtattcattggaaggactgatgctgaagctgaagctccaatactttggccacctgatgcgaagagccgacccactggaaaagaccctgatgctgggaaagattgagggc comes from the Odocoileus virginianus isolate 20LAN1187 ecotype Illinois chromosome 28, Ovbor_1.2, whole genome shotgun sequence genome and includes:
- the UBXN1 gene encoding UBX domain-containing protein 1 isoform X2 translates to MAELTALESLIEMGFPKGRAEKALALTGNQGIEAAMDWLMEHEDDPDVDEPLATPLGHVLGREPTPSEQGPGSAVGEGKPVLTEEERQEQTKRMLELVAQKQREREEREEREALERERQRRRQGQELSAARQRLQEDEMRRAAEERKREKAEELAARQRVREKIERDKAERAKKYGGNVGSQPSPPAAEPGPVPSSPSREPPTKREYDQCRIQVRLPDGTSLTQTFRAREQLAAVRLYVELHRGEEPGGGQDPVQLLSGFPRRAFSEADMERPLQELGLVPSAVLIVAKKCPG
- the UBXN1 gene encoding UBX domain-containing protein 1 isoform X1; amino-acid sequence: MAELTALESLIEMGFPKGRAEKALALTGNQGIEAAMDWLMEHEDDPDVDEPLATPLGHVLGREPTPSEQGGPKGPGSAVGEGKPVLTEEERQEQTKRMLELVAQKQREREEREEREALERERQRRRQGQELSAARQRLQEDEMRRAAEERKREKAEELAARQRVREKIERDKAERAKKYGGNVGSQPSPPAAEPGPVPSSPSREPPTKREYDQCRIQVRLPDGTSLTQTFRAREQLAAVRLYVELHRGEEPGGGQDPVQLLSGFPRRAFSEADMERPLQELGLVPSAVLIVAKKCPG